A genomic region of Manihot esculenta cultivar AM560-2 chromosome 15, M.esculenta_v8, whole genome shotgun sequence contains the following coding sequences:
- the LOC110601610 gene encoding uncharacterized protein LOC110601610, whose translation AYQYNLSSLAYPTWSNRRLVRLITRSTQLSSSQPQLSWLPMASLHSISPHSLLPLSKSKKPTSKILPNSHFLGSKFHQSPIFSRSRTKTGSWLLNSVVQEELDVIPVQSGDSTDQQEGMVVSQMESEGTDLATQVSGFGSNEGQFSFEGFSSASSSVIGDDGGSQSELEVDRLIDRTINAMIVLAAGSYAITKLLTIDQDYWHGWTLFEILRYAPQHNWTAYEEALKTNPVLAKMMISGVVYSIGDWIAQCFEGKPLFEFDRARMFRSGLVGFTLHGSLSHYYYQFCEELFPFQDWWVVPAKVAFDQTAWAAVWNSIYFTVLGFLRLESPANIFSELKATFWPMLTAGWKLWPFAHLITYGVIPVEQRLLWVDCVELIWVTILSTYSNEKSEARISETPAEVGSSSEE comes from the exons GCATATCAATATAACCTCTCTTCCCTCGCGTATCCAACTTGGAGCAACAGACGGTTAGTTAGATTGATAACTCGATCAACTCAACTCAGTTCCTCCCAACCTCAACTCAGTTGGCTGCCTATGGCTTCTCTCCACTCCATTTCTCCCCATAGTCTCCTTCCTCTTTCCAAATCCAAAAAACCCACCTCGAAAATCCTTCCTAACTCTCATTTTCTCGGGTCAAAATTTCATCAGAGCCCAATTTTCTCTAGAAGCAGAACCAAAACTGGAAGCTGGCTCTTGAACTCCGTTGTTCAAGAAGAGCTTGATGTTATCCCGGTACAGAGTGGAGACAGCACGGACCAGCAAGAAGGGATGGTGGTGAGTCAGATGGAGAGCGAAGGGACCGATTTGGCTACTCAAGTGAGCGGCTTTGGATCGAATGAGGGGCAATTTTCTTTTGAAGGATTCTCTTCTGCTTCTAGTTCTGTTATTGGAGATGATGGTGGAAGTCAGAGCGAATTGGAAGTGGATAGGTTAATCGACAGGACTATAAACGCAATGATTGTTCTTGCAGCGGGTTCTTATGCCATAACCAAGTTGCTTACAATTGATCAAGATTACTGGCAT GGTTGGACCCTTTTTGAGATACTGAGATATGCCCCTCAACACAATTGGACTGCTTATGAGGAGGCTTTGAAGACAAATCCGGTCTTAGCAAAAATGATGATCAGTGGAGTAGTCTATTCTATAGGGGACTGGATTGCACAG TGTTTTGAAGGTAAACCACTATTTGAGTTTGATCGAGCACGAATGTTTAGATCAGGCCTTGTTGGCTTTACGTTACATGGCTCCCTTTCACATTACTATTACCAGTTTTGTGAG GAGCTTTTTCCATTTCAAGACTGGTGGGTGGTTCCTGCCAAAGTGGCCTTTGACCAAACTGCATGGGCAGCAGTTTGGAACAGCATTTATTTTACAGTTCTGGGATTTCTCCGTCTGGAATCCCCAGCCAACATTTTCAGTGAATTAAAGGCTACATTCTGGCCGATGCTAACA GCGGGGTGGAAGCTTTGGCCTTTTGCTCATCTTATTACATATGGTGTGATTCCAGTAGAACAAAGGCTTCTTTGGGTGGACTGTGTAGAACTCATTTGGGTGACAATACTCTCAAC ATATTCAAATGAGAAATCAGAAGCAAGAATATCCGAGACACCAGCAGAAGTGGGTTCCAGTTCTGAG GAGTAG
- the LOC110601051 gene encoding NAC transcription factor 56 has translation MESTDSSSASQQPNLPPGFRFHPTDEELVVHYLKKKAASAPLPVPIVAEVDLYKFDPWELPAKATFGEQEWYFFSPRDRKYPNGVRPNRAATSGYWKATGTDKPVLTCGGTQKVGVKKALVFYGGKPPKGIKTNWIMHEYRLADNKVSNRPPGCDLGNKKNSLRLDDWVLCRIYKKNNTHRSMDHDKDDYVEDMLGSIPHSISVGLQQNAKLQLLKGTNYGALVENEQNLFDGMLSNDAMNNTNSISQFASSTSRPAELSMLPLKRTLPSLYWNDDDDLAGPSSSKRLQGDSGDGSVVRTDGNSSIASLLSQLPQTPPLHQQTMLGSTGDGIFRPSYQLSGLNWYS, from the exons ATGGAGAGCACCGATTCCTCGTCCGCCTCGCAACAGCCCAACCTTCCACCGGGGTTCAGATTCCATCCCACCGACGAAGAGCTTGTGGTTCACTACCTCAAGAAAAAGGCCGCCTCTGCTCCTCTTCCCGTACCAATCGTCGCGGAagttgatctttacaagtttgaTCCCTGGGAATTACCGG CGAAGGCGACCTTTGGCGAGCAGGAATGGTACTTTTTCAGTCCTAGAGACCGGAAGTACCCTAACGGAGTGAGGCCAAACAGGGCAGCAACTTCAGGGTATTGGAAAGCCACCGGAACTGATAAGCCTGTATTAACTTGTGGTGGTACTCAAAAGGTTGGCGTCAAGAAAGCTCTTGTTTTCTATGGAGGGAAGCCCCCAAAAGGGATCAAAACCAATTGGATCATGCATGAATACAGATTAGCAGATAACAAAGTCAGTAACAGGCCCCCAGGATGTGACTTGGGTAACAAGAAAAATTCCTTAAGG CTCGATGATTGGGTTTTGTGTCGAATATACAAGAAAAATAACACGCATCGATCGATGGATCATGATAAAGACGATTATGTGGAGGATATGCTTGGATCAATACCACATTCCATCTCAGTCGGACTCCAACAGAATGCGAAACTTCAGCTACTAAAAGGCACAAACTATGGAGCATTGGTTGAAAATGAACAGAATTTGTTCGACGGAATGTTAAGCAACGATGCTATGAACAACACTAACTCTATCTCTCAGTTCGCCTCTTCAACCTCCAGACCTGCTGAGTTATCTATGCTTCCTCTCAAAAGAACTCTCCCATCTCTGTATTGGAACGACGACGACGACCTGGCAGGACCTTCATCAAGCAAGAGATTACAGGGGGATAGTGGAGACGGAAGTGTTGTGAGGACTGATGGGAATAGTTCCATAGCCTCTCTGCTTAGCCAGCTCCCACAAACACCTCCACTGCACCAACAGACAATGTTGGGATCTACGGGAGACGGGATTTTTAGGCCATCATACCAGCTTTCAGGCCTGAATTGGTATTCTTGA
- the LOC110600782 gene encoding NAC domain-containing protein 72: MGVQETDPLAQLTLPPGFRFYPTDEELLVQYLCRKVAGHQFSLQIIAEIDLYKFDPWVLPSKAIFGEKEWYFFSPRDRKYPNGSRPNRVAGSGYWKATGTDKIITTEGRKVGIKKALVFYVGKAPKGTKTNWIMHEYRLLESSRKHGSTKLDDWVLCRIYKKNTGSQKFISSVPSKEHSHNGSSSSSSSHLDDVLDSLPEIDDRFFAFPGTNPIRTTQPPEEKINFNSMCFGNFDWASLAGFNSVPEIIQSGQPQAQTRGMMDYANNNGDLDVPSLPPHVGHVDSKLGHSTVEEEVQSGARAHRVDNSGLFLQNANPSTRNFSSSLDPYGFRYWTQAGSGFGFRQN, from the exons ATGGGAGTACAAGAGACTGACCCGCTCGCTCAATTGACCTTACCACCGGGTTTTCGGTTCTACCCAACCGATGAGGAGCTTCTAGTGCAGTACTTGTGTCGGAAAGTTGCTGGTCATCAATTCTCTCTGCAAATCATTGCTGAAATTGATTTGTACAAGTTTGATCCATGGGTCTTACCAA GCAAGGCAATTTTCGGTGAGAAAGAATGGTACTTTTTTAGTCCTAGAGACCGCAAGTATCCAAACGGGTCCCGACCCAATCGTGTTGCTGGATCTGGGTACTGGAAAGCCACCGGTACCGATAAAATCATCACCACGGAGGGGCGTAaagttggtatcaagaaagcttTAGTCTTCTACGTTGGAAAGGCACCAAAAGGGACCAAAACGAATTGGATCATGCACGAGTACCGCCTTTTAGAATCCTCTCGCAAGCATGGAAGCACTAAg CTTGATGATTGGGTTCTCTGTCGGATTTATAAGAAGAATACGGGTTCCCAAAAGTTCATCTCAAGCGTTCCAAGCAAAGAACATAGCCACAATggatcttcttcttcctcctcttctcaCCTCGATGATGTTTTGGATTCGTTGCCCGAGATTGATGACCGATTCTTTGCTTTTCCTGGCACCAACCCGATAAGAACAACGCAACCCCCTGAAGAGAAAATCAACTTCAACAGTATGTGTTTTGGTAATTTTGATTGGGCGAGTCTTGCCGGGTTTAACTCGGTTCCAGAAATCATTCAGAGCGGGCAACCTCAGGCTCAAACTCGAGGGATGATGGATTACGCGAATAACAACGGCGACTTGGATGTCCCTTCGTTGCCGCCGCATGTAGGACACGTGGATTCGAAGTTGGGCCACAGCACCGTTGAAGAGGAGGTTCAAAGCGGTGCAAGAGCTCACAGAGTTGACAACTCTGGGTTATTTCTACAAAATGCAAACCCATCGACTCGGAACTTCTCTAGCTCGCTTGACCCGTATGGATTCAGGTACTGGACCCAAGCGGGTAGTGGGTTCGGGTTTAGACAAAATTAG
- the LOC110600897 gene encoding TIR-only protein, protein MHRSSVVKFQRQFLTRASQTQMTMNRVIKPCDVFINHRGIDTKRTVATLLYDHLSRLALRPFLDNKNMKPGDKLFENINTAIRQCKIGVAVLSPRYCDSYFCLHELALIMESKKKVIPIFCDIKPSQLRIVDKGLCSAKEMQRFNWALEETKYTVGLTFDSLKGNWSEVVTNASDIVIRSLIEMENEKQMSRRKIPMPA, encoded by the exons ATGCATCGCTCATCCGTCGTTAAATTCCAGCGTCAATTTCTCACCCGAGCCTCCCAAACTCAGATGACGATGAATCGTGTTATTAAACCTTGTGATGTGTTCATTAACCATAGAGGCATTGACACCAAACGAACCGTAGCCACGTTGCTCTACGATCACCTTTCCCGGTTAGCCCTACGTCCTTTCTTGGACAACAAGAACATGAAACCAGGTGATAAGTTGTTTGAGAATATCAATACAGCAATTAGGCAATGTAAGATAGGGGTAGCTGTGCTGTCTCCTCGTTATTGCGATTCATACTTCTGCCTTCATGAGCTAGCTCTTATAATGGAGTCCAAGAAGAAGGTGATTCCCATCTTCTGTGACATCAAACCATCGCAACTTCGCATTGTGGACAAAGGACTCTGCTCAGCAAAGGAAATGCAGAGGTTTAATTGGGCTCTCGAAGAGACAAAGTACACCGTAGGGCTCACGTTCGACTCTCTAAAAGG GAACTGGTCGGAGGTGGTAACAAACGCATCGGATATTGTCATCAGAAGCTTAATTGAGATGGAGAATGAAAAGCAAATGAGTCGCCGAAAGATTCCGATGCCTGCATAG
- the LOC110601229 gene encoding uncharacterized protein LOC110601229, with the protein MASKLLLVTVFIFDLIAFALAVAAEQRRSTAVIKQDSEVNYNYCVYDSDIATGYGVGAFLFLMASQALIMVASQCFCCGKPLKPGSSRAWAIILFITCWVFFFIAEVCLLAGSVRNAYHTKYRTVFSDNPPDCQTLRKGVFGAGAAFTFFTAIVSQFYYIFYSKARDGFHTYGGEIGVGMGTFK; encoded by the exons ATGGCATCAAAACTTCTATTGGTTACAGTCTTCATATTCGATCTCATTGCCTTCGCTTTGGCTGTGGCAGCTGAGCAGAGAAGAAGCACT GCCGTAATCAAGCAGGATTCTGAAGTAAATTACAATTACTGTGTATATGACTCCGACATTGCAACTGGCTATGGTGTTGGTGCATTTTTGTTTCTCATGGCCAGCCAAGCCCTTATAATGGTGGCAAGTCAATGCTTCTGCTGTGGCAAACCCTTGAAGCCTGGAAGTTCAAGGGCCTGGGCAATTATCCTCTTTATTACCTGCTG GGTGTTTTTCTTCATTGCTGAGGTATGCTTGTTGGCGGGTTCTGTGAGGAATGCATATCACACCAAATACAGAACAGTTTTCAGTGATAATCCTCCTGATTGCCAGACGTTGAGGAAGGGAGTTTTTGGGGCAGGGGCAGCCTTTACTTTCTTCACTGCCATAGTTTCTCAGTTCTACTATATTTTCTACTCCAAGGCCAGGGACGGCTTCCATACATATGGGGGAGAAATCGGTGTGGGTATGGGAACCTTCAAGTGA